One window of the Athene noctua chromosome 5, bAthNoc1.hap1.1, whole genome shotgun sequence genome contains the following:
- the AKR1A1 gene encoding aldo-keto reductase family 1 member A1 has product MSAACDFVALHTGQKMPLVGLGTWKSDRGQVKEAVKYALSVGYHHIDCAAAYSNEAEIGEAFQECLGSNKVIKREDLFVTSKLWNTKHHPEDVEPALRKTLGDLKLDYLDLYLMHWPHAFERGDNLFPKNPDNTMRYDYTDYKDTWKAMEKLVEKGLVKAIGLSNFNRRQIDDVLSVATVKPAVLQVECHPYLAQNELIAHCQKQGLVVTAYSPLGSPDRTWKHPDEPVLLEEPGIKKLAEKYSKSPAQIILRWQVQRKVVVIPKSVTPARIQQNLQVFDFSLTEEEMSHIGSLNKNWRYIVPMVTVDGKLVARDAGHPHYPFNDPY; this is encoded by the exons ATGTCTGCAGCATGTGACTTCGTTGCGCTCCACACTGGGCAGAAGATGCCTCTCGTAGGACTGGGAACTTGGAAAAGTGATCGTGGCCAA GTGAAAGAAGCAGTGAAATATGCCCTAAGTGTGGGTTATCACCACATTGATTGCGCAGCAGCTTACAGCAATGAAGCGGAGATCGGTGAGGCTTTCCAGGAATGCCTTGGATCCAACAAG GTTATTAAAAGGGAGGATCTGTTTGTAACATCAAAGCTTTGGAATACCAAGCACCACCCAGAAGATGTAGAGCCAGCGCTGAGGAAAACACTTGGAGATTTGAAATTGGATTACCTGGACCTGTACCTCATGCACTGGCCTCATGCCTTTGA GCGAGGGGACAATCTCTTCCCAAAGAATCCTGATAACACGATGCGTTATGATTACACTGATTACAAGGATACCTGGAAGGCTATGGAGAAGCTGGTAGAAAAAGGTCTTGTAAAAGCCATTGGGCTGTCAAATTTCAACAGGCGTCAGATCGATGATGTGCTAAGTGTGGCTACTGTCAAACCAGCTGTGCTCCAG GTAGAATGCCATCCTTACCTAGCTCAGAACGAGCTCATAGCTCACTGCCAGAAACAAGGACTGGTTGTCACTGCCTACAGTCCCCTTGGTTCTCCAGATCGCACCTGGAAACACCCGGATGAGCCTGTGCTTCTAGAAGAACCTGGGATCAAAAAACTGGCAGAAAAATACAGCAAGTCACCTGCACAGATCATTCTCAG ATGGCAAGTGCAGCGCAAAGTGGTTGTCATTCCCAAGAGTGTCACTCCCGCTCGCATTCAGCAGAATCTCCAG GTGTTTGATTTCAGCCTCACAGAAGAGGAGATGAGCCACATTGGAAGCCTGAATAAAAACTGGCGCTACATTGTGCCAATGGTTACG
- the PRDX1 gene encoding peroxiredoxin-1, whose translation MSSGKAFIGKPAPDFTATAVMPDGQFKDIKLSDYKGKYVVFFFYPLDFTFVCPTEIIAYSDRADEFKKINCEVIGASVDSHFCHLAWINTPKKQGGLGTMKIPLISDTKRVISKEYGVLKEDEGIAYRGLFIIDEKGILRQITINDLPVGRCVDETLRLVQAFQFTDKHGEVCPAGWKPGSDTIKPDVHKSKEYFSKQK comes from the exons ATGTCTTCAGGAAAGGCTTTCATTGGAAAACCAGCCCCTGACTTTACTGCCACGGCTGTAATGCCAGATGGACAATTCAAAGACATCAAACTCTCTGACTATAAAG GAAAATATGTTGTGTTCTTTTTCTACCCCCTGGACTTCACTTTTGTCTGTCCAACTGAAATTATTGCATACAGTGACAGAGCTGATGAattcaagaaaattaactgtgaAGTAATTGGAGCTTCTGTTGACTCTCACTTTTGTCACCTTGCCTG gaTCAACACTCCTAAGAAACAAGGTGGTTTGGGTACTATGAAAATCCCATTGATTTCTGACACAAAACGTGTGATTTCCAAAGAATATGGAGTACTTAAAGAAGATGAAGGTATTGCATACAG GGGCCTGTTCATAATTGATGAGAAGGGGATCTTGAGGCAGATAACAATCAATGACCTTCCTGTTGGCCGTTGTGTCGATGAAACCCTCAGACTTGTGCAGGCCTTCCAGTTCACAGATAAACATGGAGAAG TGTGCCCAGCTGGCTGGAAGCCTGGCAGTGACACAATCAAGCCTGATGTTCACAAAAGCAAAGAGTATTTCTCCAAGCAGAAATAA